In Colletes latitarsis isolate SP2378_abdomen chromosome 12, iyColLati1, whole genome shotgun sequence, the sequence CCGTCTTAGTTTGCTTGTGTATGTACAATATAAATATAGAAGAATTTATATTGGCAAGTGTGATCCGCGTTTCGGGATAAATAAACACTACGAGGACAATTTCTGTTTTGATTCTCGTCTATACGACGTAGTCTTTCGTTCGGTGCAACGGTATCTTTAATCGTCGAATCAACAACTTTCTGGAAGTAACACCCTTTCTGGAGCCTATCAATCAAAAATCCAACCTGTACTTGTCAAACTGTCAAAATAGTTACGTACAGATTCCCCGTCAACTCCGGGCGGCGGATTATATCCGTAAACATGTTCCTCTGCCATTAACGTTATGTATAATTGATTTGTTTCTAATCGTCGACTTCTGCTTCTTACAATTTAACGAGGTTCACAGTTTCTTATGTGCCATCAAGAAACCTATTTTGGCTTAGCCCCTCTCCGTTGCTATTGCACGAACGAAACGGATATGACATACTCGCGTTTAAAGATGGCCAGCttccttttaaatattcaaatatccCTGAGGTTTACCCTTCCCGTTCGATCTGTTTTTCAAATCGCCGAATTCATGCTGTTCGTCGCGATACCGGCGTCTACTTCAAAATGCGCGTTCGTTCTGGTCGCGGAAATTCCATCGACGACGAgaaatgaatatttttagaaccggGTGCCTGCGAAACGATTCTGTGTACCGCTGAAACGACAGCTCCTAATGCGCCTGCGAACGTCTCTGCGAATTTTCCTAGACGTTTTTTATCATCGTTTTGCAGCAGGATGCGGGACGTTGTGAAAATTGTACTGTCGGCATGAACAGTAACTTTTCGCGACGTTTCCGGTACGTTTTAACGATCGAAACGCGTGAAAGTGACGCATGGTTTGGAATGCATTTTTCTCGACTGTTCCTCGATATCTCGTCGCATTGTCTTAATATTAAAAGGATTTCATGTTGACAGTGATAAGGAGATTATAACAATGCGTATGATAATCTACGGTTATTTTTTCATTCAATTCTACATGTAGATACAATAGGTATAATTGTAAGGATAAACCATCTATACTGTGAATACATTTACGATTTTAAcatgtttatataattttttacatACCACAGGCTCTGCCAACGACAATCGTCCAGGTCTTCTATTATCTGGCAATACTCGAGATCCAGAACGATGCTCGTTACTCCAACTGTAGGACCGGTGTCTTTGTGGAGGTGATTCTACACCAGCATATATTGGGTAGGTCAATGTTCCTGGCATCTTGTTTTGTTACATACGTTCTATTTTCTAGTCTTAATATTTAGTACCGCGACCGCCTTTAGTACTTGTACATGTTAAAACTCTTTGTATACGCTCGTGCGTAGCTTCAACAGAGATTAAAATGTGTCAATGACTAATCTTGCTACTCTTTGTTATATAAGAATTTATTTCTAGAGTAGAACCACATATTTAGCAAACTTCTAACGCAAATTTTAAACAACTGTATAGGATGCTTGCAACACAATGCACAATATTATCGGAACTACCAATTTTATATACATATGAACACTATAAAACCACGAGTTTGTAACAAATTTTAATCAAAGGATGCAAAGTAGAACGCAAATACGATATTTATATGTTTAATTAATAACTGATATTTGCACGTAATTATTAATGAGTTAATCAcggatatatttttatttatatttaaacttTTAATGGATAGAAGCATAACAGTATGTAGTCTTCCACAACAGCAATATCACTAATTTCCGATCTGAATCTTAAATATAATATTCACTTGAGATAAGAATGCTTTAAATCATTGACGCGATAACGCGCACTTAGAAAACGGAATTAACTAGTACATTGAAACTTTGATAAACACATGTATTTACAAGTAATTCTTCCACGAACTAAAAACATATCAAACAAAAGGTGTAAGAAgtgattgaaattaaaaatagtaaaattagGGCTACAATTAAAAGCTTATTAAGTATACTAACTTATATTCTAAATATTTGTGTATCATTTTATGCTACATTAGGattgtatatttaatattatacagagtgtttggccatacctgggaaaaattttaatgggagattctagagaccaaaataagacgaaaataaagaataccaatttattgatcaaGGCTTTGTtaataagttattaacatttaaagttccgcctgtagaacggctacgcacgcgtgatagtggttctcattcacaaaactgtgagactgtcgatacgtcagttagtagagtttctcatgctgaatgagaaccactgccACGCACACGCAGCTGTGCGCCGTtctacaggtggaactttaaacgataataactttttaacgaagcctcaatcaacaaatgagtattcttgattttcgtcttattttagctactagaatctcctattaaaatttttcccaggattgaTAACTTCAATTGATATAGTTTTCGTATTTCTTTTATAGATACACGGTGACGCTTTTAATGTTTTTAAAAGTCAACTTTCGGTTGTTTCTGAAGAATTCGATAATCGTTGCaaggaaaaatgtttaaaatttatACCTTATCGAACTTCCGCTTATCGACATGTGAATACGTGGCGCGTTGAACATttacatttaaaacatttcATAAAGACGCTTTTCTCGCAATTGAAATAACAATACATTTGTAAATATGTACATACCGTTATTGGTTGATATAAAACAAAGGCGTGAATATTAACAGTTGATTTTATAATTAACACGCGTGCGTTTCGGTTTGTTTTTACGTATGATATAGGTTAACAGATGACGAATAAATGTTGTTCTCCGGTTTAATCTGATTCCTTATAAGTTGTAACAATGTTGAGAAGACGGAAAGTTAATATTAAAGCTGTCAAAGAGCTAGATGCATTTCCCAAAGTTCCTGAACCGTATGTTGATAAAACTGCAGTTGGAGGAACTTGTAAGTTTCGTACAATGTAATTCGATATCTCGTTTACGCCTGAATATAAAATTGCATGTTTTTACTTGCAGTTTCCATATTCACGATCTGCACTATTATATATCTAATAATAGCAGAAACAAATTATTACCTCGATAGTAGATTACAGTTTAAATTTGAACCAGACACAGACATCGATGCGAAGCTAAAAATAAATATCGATATAACTGTTGCAATGCCATGTGGTCGCATAGGTGCAGACGTTTTAGATTCTACTAATCAAAATATGAAAGGCCACCAAACGTTAGAAGAAGAAGATACATGGTGGGAATTAACGCAAGAGCAAAGATCTCATTTCAAAGCTTTAAAACATATGAATTCTTATTTAAGAGAAGAATATCATGCCATTCACGAACTGCTGTGGAAATCTAATCAAGTTACCTTGTATAGCGAAATGCCAAAGAGGTATAAAAAACACTGTTCCCCGACGGTATATAAGAACATACTGTTACAATTCTAGAAATTTACTTGtatgtttgtatattattagaaCTCATCAGCCTAGTTACGCCCCAAACGCGTGTCGTGTTTACGgtagtttaaacgttaacaaagtCGCTGGAAATTTTCACATAACGGCTGGAAGATCGTTGCCTATTCTCAGAGAACACATACATATTTCAGCTTTTATGACTGGTAATGATTATAA encodes:
- the LOC143348900 gene encoding endoplasmic reticulum-Golgi intermediate compartment protein 2, yielding MLRRRKVNIKAVKELDAFPKVPEPYVDKTAVGGTFSIFTICTIIYLIIAETNYYLDSRLQFKFEPDTDIDAKLKINIDITVAMPCGRIGADVLDSTNQNMKGHQTLEEEDTWWELTQEQRSHFKALKHMNSYLREEYHAIHELLWKSNQVTLYSEMPKRTHQPSYAPNACRVYGSLNVNKVAGNFHITAGRSLPILREHIHISAFMTGNDYNFTHRINKFSFGGPSPGIVHPLEGDEKIADDNMILYQYFVEVVPTDIQTLFSTSKTYQYSVKDHYRPIDHQKGSHGIPGIFFKYDMSALKVKVTQQRDTVCQFLVKLCATIGGIFVTSGLVKNIVQSFWYIVCCKFLTPKDVKNDQKYPIPVARQKLRVPGTINLLDVPTPEGVDII